TCTACAAAAAGTCTCTTGAGATGGGCATGGATTTTATAACATTTACTGATCACAATACAATGGAGGCATATGAAATCCTCGGATGGGAACATAAGAATCTTGTCCCGGGGGTTGAGATGACCATATATGATCCGGAATTTGCAGGACATACATTACATATTAACGTTTTTGAGCTTGACAGGGAGGAATTTTCGGAACTCAGAGAAATAGCAGAAATAGAGCATGACCTCAAAGGTTTTATCGGATACCTCAAGAGGCACAGGCTTCCTTTTGTTTACAATCATCCATTCTGGTTTGAGTTCCATCAGCAACAAAATCCTTCTGCAGTACCGAAACTGGCAAAGCTCTTTCCCGTACTTGAATATAATATGCATGAGCTCAAGCAGAAAAACGAGCTTACGATAGCTCTTGCAGAGAGGTTTGGCAAAAGCATTGTTGCGACAACTGATACTCATTCCGGAAAAGTGGGGCAGGTATATACCCTGGCAAAAGGAGACAGCTTCAGGGAGTATTTCAGGAATATAGAAAAGGGGAAAAATTACATCGTTCCCGAAAACCTTACAAGAGAGCTCCTGATCGAAGAAATGAATACCTGGATAGACCTGATCTTTGAAAAGAGCCAGAAGAACCGGGATATAAAAAATTACCTTACAGGAATAAAGTCCCTGGATACAATTGTAAAAATCTCAAGAAGCGCTCTTTTAAACTATTCTCCAAGACTTAACCGGACAGCTATGAACCTGTTCTATATGATCTCAAATACAGGGATTCCGGCTTCGTTTTACATTCATTCGGAAAAGAGTTTTGCCAAGAAAATCGAAAAAAAAATTGAGATTAAAAGCCAGAAGTAAAAATTCATTTTTTCCTTTTTCAGCTTTTTTTCAGCTTTTCTTTTTTCACATTTTCTTTTTTCACATTTTCTTTTTTCACATTTTTTAACTCCAACTTTCTTCTTCTCAAGTTTGATAAAGCCCCAAAAATAAAAACATATTATATAGAGGCTGATTTCAAATATATGAAAAAAATAGAAAGGTTTATTTACGAAATTGTTTAGAATTTATAGCATAAAAATCAAATTTTTTGTATGATTTTTGAATACTCAGATATCTAATATTAATAATGGATGCAAATAAGTTTGAAGAAAAGGGCGCATTGAGGTTACATTATTTTTCCAGCTCATATTTTACGCATACTTCATGAATTGATGTTTCCAATGTTCCTGTTGATCAGCAGAAAATTGGAGAAGAATGAGCAGAACAGAAATCATTTTCAAAGTAACCTGAACCTTTGGAGCGATTTGCGTAATCCAGGAGAAAATTCGAGACAGGAAGAGGCTGCAGGATGAAACAAAGAAAAAATTTCACTAAATCAGAACTAAACAGAGGGTTAAAGCAGTGGTTGATTTTTGCCGTACTCACGATTATTGTTTACTCAAACATATATCCGGCAGTAGCGGCAGAACCTGAGAATTCCGAGGAAAACCTTACACCCTCAAACGACGGGATTTTTGACAGAATTATAACATATATAAAAAGCCTGCTGGGAGACGAAGAAAAAACGCAGGTCTCCGGAGCGGTTTCTGAAGCGGCCGCCGCAGGTATGCAGCAGTCGGCAGATACTGGAGGAGCAGTCCTGAAAATTGCAACTCCAAGCGTAATAAAATCTCCGTCCTTTTTAGGAGACTCAAACCTCGGAGTTTTTGCCCATCTTTCAAATCCTCCTCTCATGAAAATGGATTCTGAAGGACATCTTGTCGGCCAGCTTGCAGAAAGTTACGAGGTCTCTGAAAATAATACCTGCTGGACATTTTACCTTAGAGACGACCTCTACTGGAGCGACGGAGAACCTGTAACTCCGAAAGATATTGAGTTTTCAATCCGTTATTACGGAAAAGAGGCACCCTCAGCCAGATGGATAAATGACACCCTGGAAAGTGCGGCTGTTTCGGAAGCAAATAATTCCGTGACCTTCAAATTTAACAAGCCTTACACCCGCATTGACCTGGAGTTTGCGACCTACAATATCCTCCCTGCCCATATATGGGAAACAATTGAAAACCCGGTAGAGTATACAAACAACGGTCCCTATGTGGGCTGCGGGCCTTACTATCTCAAGCTGATAGACCTTAACGCCGGAAAACTTGTTTTTGAGAAAAACCCTTACTGGAAAGGAAAAGCTCCGGAACCCGAAACCGTGGAGATCCATTTTTACTCAAGTGTTGATGTTGCCACCCTTGCCCTTAAAAACGGAGAGATCGACACTTATTACAAATATGCAGGTTCGTACCCCTATTCCGGTATTGAGCAACTTGAAGAAACAGGAAATTTCGACTTTATTGAAAAGACAGATATAGGGCTCGTGTTTCTGGCTCTCAATTTGAAAAAAGCTCCCTTCTCAGACACAGAATTCAGAGAAGCACTGGCTTATGCAATAAATTACGAAGAGATTGTAAGTCTCGAGACACTGGGGTATGGAGAAGTTCCAAATCGCGGTTTTGTGCCGTCTTCCATGGAAAATTTCAAGGAAACCGAAAGACTTGAGTACAGCCCCGAAAAAGCCAGGGAAATTCTGGAAAAAGCAGGATACTCGGACAGTAACGGAAACGGAATCCTTGAAGGAAAAGACGGGAAAGACATCAAGCTTGAAATCCTTATCCGGCCGGAATATTCCCGTACAGGCGAGCTTCTTGAAGAATATCTTGAGCAGGTTGGTCTTGCCTCAGACCTGAGGACTGCGGATGCAGATACCTGGGTCACTCTCAAGGATAACTACGAATATGACCTGACAGTAACCCGCTCCACCCCCTGGGGCATGCTCATGCATGCAAGCTGGGGAAGCGGCTATTTTGATTCAAGGCGGACAGGACAGGGAGTTATGCATAATCTGGATGACCCCGAATTCATGCAGCTCTGCGATAATATTCTCGCAACCACAGACTCTCAAGAACTCCAGAGCTATGCATACGAGCTTCAGAACTACTATGCAGAGAATCTGCCTGCAATTCCTCTCTACTGGAGCAGCATTGTTACCCCATATAACAGGCACTTTGAGGGCTGGTACACTGACCCTCTTTACGGGATCTATAACCTGGACAACTTTGTAAATGTGAGGAAAATAGAGGCATAAAACAAAATAAAAAATAAGAGCAATGTCAGGAATAACAAGAAAAGGAATCAGATACCTTTCCTCACTCGTACTCATAATCATCATTAATTTTACCCTTCCCAGACTCATGCCCGGTGATCCGGTAAAAAACCTGATAGGGGAAGATGTTTATGTGTCCGAAAACGTGATGGAGGAGCTGAGGGCAGAACTCGGGCTTGACAGGCCTCTTTACGAGCAATTTGCGTCCTTCCTTTCGGATCTCCTGCATCTTGATCTGGGGTATTCTTATCACCTTCACGCTCCTGTTGCAGAAATCCTCCTGGATAGGCTGGGCTGGACCCTATTGTTTGTGGGAATATCAGTTCTTATCGGAGCCTTCTTGGGAAGCCTGTTTGGGGCCCTTGCAGGGTGGAGACCTGAAAAGAGAATGAGCCGCTTTACAGGTCTAGCTTTTATTGTGCTCTCCTGCACCCCGCCTTACTTTCTTGCCCTCCTTTCCCTCTATCTCTTTTCTTTCAGGCTGGGGCTCTTTCCCTCGAAGGGATTTTATGATGTCCTGGAAATAGGGAGTATTCTTCATCATCTCTTTTTACCTGTCTGTGTAATGTCTGTGTTTTCAGCGTCCAGAAATTATCTGGTAATGCGCGGAAGCGTAATCCAGGAGAAGGAACAGCTTTACGCGCTCTATGCCAGAGCAAAGGGCCTGAACGATATCGGCATACTCTTCAGGCATATAATAAAAAATGCCTCACTCCCGATCATCACCCTTCTCGCCCTGGACTTCGGGTTTCTCTTCAGCGGGGCACTGTTTATAGAAATCATCTTCTCCTTAAACGGCATGGGGACCCTTATATACGGTGCAATAATGGGAAAGGACTATCCCCTGCTCCAGGGAGCTTTTCTGGTAATTGCCCTCACAGCCCTGCTTGCAAACATGCTTGCTGACCTGTTCTATTCTTTAATCGATCCCAGGGTAAGGAGACCTACATGAGTACTGAAGCTGCCTGTATTGAAAGTTCCTGCATCACAGAAGCCTGCGCTGAGGAGCATCCTGAAAAACAGCAGGAAAACTCCAACCTTAACTTTAAGTTTCCCGGAGAGCCTTTATTCAGGGTTTCCAGAAAGCTAGAAGGTCTCCTGGGGCAACTGAATCAAGGAGGAATTCTCCTTTTTATTTTTTTCCTGTTCATGGCGTTATTTCCTTCCTTTCTTGCCCCCTATGCTCCAAACGAGCGATTCACACACTATGAAGAGCCTTCCTGGGATCACTTCCTCGGGACAAACGACATAGGAAACGATATTCTCTCCGAACTTGTGTACGGATCAAGGATCTCAATGACAGTGGGCTTTGCGGCAGCTCTGATTTCAACCCTGATGGGGATTGTACTCGGGATCTGTGCAGGCTATTTCAGGGGAGCTCTTGATGAGGTGCTCATGGGCTTTACCGATGTTGTCCTTATTATCCCGAAAATTCCTCTAATCATAGTGCTGGGAGCATACCTGCAGCCGAGCATCTGGATCTTGATCCCTGTACTTGGTCTCCTGTCCTGGGAGTCTACCGCCAGGGTTACCCGTTCAAAGACCCTCCAGCTCAGAGAGGCAGGCTATGTTAAAAGTGCCCGATGCATGGGCTTTTCTTCCTGGCACATAATGAGCACGGATATTTTTCCCAACCTCTACCATGTCCTGCTGCCCAAATTCATGCTGGCAACAGCTTCGGCAATGATTTCTGAGGCCTCACTTTCTTTTCTTGGACTAAGCGACATAAGCATGAAAAGCTGGGGTACCATGCTTTCTTTTGCCTTTTTCAGGGGTGGCTTTATCCGTGATATGTGGTGGTGGTATGTTCCTCCGGGGATCTGCATCACTCTCTGCGTGATATCTATTGCACTGATAGGGTTCGGGCTCGAAACACAAGGAGAGGAACACGCAGGAGAAGGGGCGGATGCAATGTGAGTGCCGGTATTGTTAACGCGCTGCTTGAAGTAAAGGATCTCCAGGTCTTTTTTAAGGGAATAAAAACAATAACCGCTCTTTCAGGGATTTCTTTTTCGATTGGTGAGAGCGAAACCCTGGCTCTTGTTGGAGAAACAGGATGCGGAAAATCTGTGGTTGCACACGCAATCATGCGCCTTTTGCCCTCTGAGTCCAGGGTAAAAGGGATTGTAAAATTCAGGGGAAAAAATCTGCTCGAACTGAGCGAAAAAGAAATGATAGAGATCAGAGGAAAGGAGATCGGGATCATTTTCCAGAATCCGTCCCTTGCCCTTAATCCCGTGTATTCCATAGGACACCAGCTTGCAGAACCTCTGCATGTGCACAGAAAGGAAAAGAAGGAAAGAGCGCTTTCCATGGCAGCAGGAGCCTTGAAAAATATGGGTTTTGCAAATGCCACCGAGTATGTTCGTTATTACCCCTCATGGTGCTCAGGGGGGATGAACCAGCGTTTTTTGATTGCAGCTTCAACTATGCTTGACCCTGCCCTCCTTATAGCAGATGAGCCCGGCAAAGGGCTTGACAGGAAATGCATGTCCGAACTTGAAACTGAGCTTAAGAAATTGAAAGTGGAAAAAAAGACTGCTCTGCTCCTTATAAGCCATGACCTCGGTTTCGTAAAGAGGCTTGCAGATAGGGTCGCAGTAATGTATGCCGGAGAAATTGTTGAAATTGCAGATTCCTCAAGCGTTTTTGAGAGTCCCCTCCACCCGTACTCAAAAGGGCTCCTGAACAGCCTGCCCGAGAAAGGCTTCATTCCCATACCCGGCTTTTCTCCTTCTCTTAGTAACCCTCCTTCAGGCTGCAGGTTCCACCCGCGCTGCTCCCTGAGAAAAATGCACTGTACTGAGAACCATCCAGACCTTACAGAAATTAATGGAAGAGCTGTGAGGTGTTTTTTATATCACTGAGAGCGGACAGGCTTTCAAAGACTTACGGGTCTGGCCTGCTGAGTATGGGAAAATGCATTTTCCAGGAGGTTTCGTTTGAAATCAGGCCAGGAAAGACTTTCGGACTTATGGGGCCATCCGGAGAAGGGAAAAGCACTTTAGGAAGAGTCATTGCCGGGCTTGAAAAAGCCACAACCGGCTCCGTATATTATAAAGGTACCCTTCTTACCGGGATGGAAAAAATTGAAAAAATAGCCTTCCGCCGTAAAGTCCAGATAATGTTTCAGGATCCCACGGATGCTTTTAACCCCAGGAAAAAGATAGGACATTCGATTTTTGAGGTCCTGGCACTCCTCAGGGTTCCCGAAGGCAAATATGCCTCAAAGACAGAAGAGGTGCTTATAACCGCAGGCCTCCCTGAGGAAGTACTTTCCCGTTACCCCTCCCAGCTTTCAGGTGGTCAGCTCCAGCGCCTTGCCCTCAGCCGGATTCTCCTGCTAGACCCGGAATACATTGTCCTTGACGAACCGACCTCTGCCCTTGATGTTTCAGTGCAGGCACAGATCCTTCACATGCTTAAAAAGGTGCAGACTGAACGAAACACAGGCTATCTCCTTATTTCCCATGATGAAGCTGTTATCCGCTTTATGTCCGACAGCTATGGAGTGCTTGAAAACGGGCAGCTGAAGATAATCGAGTAACAGCTTTCAGCCCCGAGTTTCGTGTAGGGAAAAAGGTAGAAGGAGGAGAACTGAAAGCCTGGGTTTAAAACAGATCCAGAACCGCTTCAGGGCTTTCAAGTACAGTGATTCCCTGCAGCCCTTTTACAATCTCAACGTTTCTCATATCCACGTCCCTGACAAGGACTTCAACAGGCCCGCCCTTGATGGCATTGTAAGGACACAATTCCTTGCAGATCCCGCAGCCTTTGCATTTCAAAAGTTCTATCTGGTCTGTGATGCCGTCTTTTTCAGTGATTGCGCCGTGAGGGCAGTTTTCCCGCGGGGGGCAGGTTTCACAGTGCCTGCATTGTTTCCTGTCAATATTGTAGGGCATTTCAGATATGATCGAGCCTTCAATATCCACAGGAACGATATAGACCGGGACCCTTCCTTTCACAGCCTGTGCAACGGCATTGGTTACAAGGGAATCGGCAATCCCATAAGCTATTTTTGAAACCGTGTTTGAAGTTGCAGGGGTAACGAAGAGGGCATCATATCTGTCAAGAAGAAAACGTCCGACTTTGGGGGAACTTGAACCCTGCTCGGTTTCCCGGAAGATTTCCTCAAGGTAGTCTCCTCCCGAGATTTTCACAAGCTTTTGTTCAAGCCCGTACATCCTGAGCACCTCTTCAGCTGCCCTGGAAATATAAGTGTTTACTGAAAGTTCGGGGTTCCTGCGTTTGAGTTCTTTAAAGACCTGGTAACTGCGATTCAGGAAATGACCTGCTCCTGTAATACCCCATGCAATGATCTGAAAGCTCATGAAAAGAAGTCATGCCTAGAGAGATAATATAATTTTCTAAAACAGAACAATCGGAATGAAAAAGAAAACTCAAAGCCCGAGAACTTCATAAAGCAGTTTCATAGCTTTCTTTTCAGCATCGCCACCGCATTTGGAAGCAAGGGACTCATAGTGCGTTATCCAGTCAAGGTATTTTTCTTCTCCAGAAAGCTGGTAACGGGTTGCGTGAACAGTAGCCTCAATCACGGCGTTAAATCCTCTATTGGGCACAGGAAGCTCTTTTCTGTTAAGTTCGTTAAATCCCGCATTTATGGGAACGAGATCTGCAACAAGCGCTTGATCCGTATTTTTAATATTTATGCATTCGAAAACAACCCAGGATACGGCTTCTTTAAGGATCGGAAACTTAAGCCCGCCTGAAATTACATACTCAAATTCTGAAGGTTCAAGGTCGAAGAAAGTCGAGCGCACAAAGAGCAGGGAATCATAGACAACGTTTGAAACCAGGTATCTCTCTTTAAGGACATTTGCCCAGGTATGGCTGCCTTTGAAAAGGCGGACAAAAGGTCTTCCGCCCTTTGTGATAATACCTATCGGAGCGGCATTCGGGTATTCAAAGCCTGTACTCACTATTACCTCGGAAATTCCCTCCCTGATCCCGAATGAAGGAAGGTCGATAGCATAGTGAGGTTTTTCAAGTTCCCTGCAGTCAGAAGAGAATCCGGTCAAAATCTCAAGCCTCCGAGAAGGGCAATAAAAAGCCCTGCAATAATTATATCTGCAGTAGAGCCGGGATTAATCCTTTTTTCCAGGAGCTCGGAGTCAAACTCCTGTACTTTGGGAAGGATGGAGGCAAAGTCCCTGGCTGTTTTCCCTGAAGCTTCCCAGCCTAAAAAAATTTCGCCTGCTCTGGAAGAAACATAATCTGCAGTTTCGGTATCAAACTTGGTCTGGATAAAGGTATCCCTGTGCCTTGAAAGCAGTTTAAGGAAAGTGTATACTACAGCCTCATTGATTCCTGTGCCAGAACAGCTGGAAACCGAACCCCCGGTCAAAGCTTCTTTTCCGCAGTTTCGTGACTGCATAAACTCAAGGATGCTTTTTGCTCCCTCAAGGCAGCGCCCGAACCCAGAGGTCCACTCGTTTGCGATCAGGTCATATCCTCTGGCGATCTCCATAAGGGAGTAAAGAGTAACATTCTGTTCCCTTAGATCGGCAGTTGCTTCAGGGTCTTTGAGGTCAAATTCATCCACATTATTTACCCTGACTCCTGCGTGCCCGAAAGCCCTGTAGAACTCAACAGCATCTTCACAATCAGTTGCCCGGACAAGAGAATGTGCACGGGAAGCAAGTTCCTCAAATTCCTCTGCCTCAAGCCGGAAACCTGCTTTTCCGCAGCGAACCTGTTCTTTTTGTTCTCTTGAAAGTTCGCCTGCAGCCATTGCCAGAGGGACCAGGAGTAAAAAAGCCCCGAAATGGGTGTTTCCTCCCTGCTGCCAAGTAGAGCTTTCGTAAACCGCACTCCTGAGAAGCAGTCCTATCCTTTCCGTGCTCTTTGCAGCAAGCTCAAGAACAGGATAGACGGAAACCGAAGAGGCAACAAAATGCTCAAAACATGTATCAGGATAGTTATGTTCCCTGTCAACATTCCCTGGCTTAGGAGAAGCCGATACCTCAAGCAGCATGGCAAGCTGTGCACAGCGCGCGATCATGCTCGGGGTAAAGGACTCTCCTGACCATTCAGAAGTATGGCAGGAGAAAACAGTATTAGTGGGATTCATTTACCGGAATCCTGGCGTGGTCAAGGATATATTTTGCCAGCTGTTCTTTAAGCTTCATGTATTCTGCATCGGATAGATCGAGAGTGTTCAGTACACCGTCCCTGATCCAGCAGGGCTTTGTAATCTTACAGCACCAGACAAGGCTGCCGAAACAGGTATCTTCTCCGAACTCGAGCATTGTGCCCCTGGCGAATTCCATTTTAGTTCTGGCGAACTCTTCTGCGGTGTATCCCAGCTTTCTGAACTTCTCATGCACAGGGCAGGGCTTTACCGGAAGGCAACAGAAAGCCAGAGCTCTGAAGTCTCCTTCACTGCAAACGTGCTTGGGAGCATTATACCAGCCTATTGACTCCTGATAAGAAGTGACACTTTCTACAAGTTCCTTTATCAGCTCAGGGTTTTCCATGGCACCTCTTGCAACAGAGACCATGTCGGCTCCCCGGGAAAACATGTCCTTTGCCGCGGCAAAGTCAGTAACCGAATTGTTGCCTATAAGGAAGAGCCTTGTAGCATCCCTGTAGCTTGTGATCGCATCAAGATCGGCTCCAAAGCCTTCGAGCATGGCATCCACATGGATAATGTCAGCCCCGGCCTTATCAATAAGCCTGGCAAGTTTGACATCATCTACTACATTTGCTCTTACCTTTACGGAAAGCACAACTCCGGTCTCTTTTATTGCCTTTATCCAGGCAGAGAGTCTTGGGAGGTCGCGCAAAAGGGCTTCACCTATGCCTGCCTCAAGCATTTCAGGCTGCTTGCAGTGGGCATTTAGTTCAAGGATTGCCCCTTCTTCCTTTACAAGCTTTGCAGCTTCAATCAAAGGCTCAAGGGTGGTGCTTCTTACGTTTACAGCAACAGCGCTTCCGGAGGTTACTGCCCGAATTTCCTTTTTTATAAGCTCCAGAGGTTCGTCGGAAATGAACTCTTTCCTGCCCCGGGCTACAAGGTCTGATGCAACTTTCATAGACCCCTTATCCAGATTGAAGGCTCCGAGTACTACGAGCCCGGCATCACCTGCATACTGGTTGGCAAAGGCGCTGTCGGCAATTCCTGCCATAGGTGCCAGTGCAATAGGATTTCTAAAACGAACATACCCAATATGCAAATCAAATAGACAATCACTCATGTTTTACCTCTTAAAAATAAGCATGGAAACTGAACACAAAAATGATAGTTATAGTCAGATATTAAACTAACGAATTTTTTAAGCTTATGAGAATCTTTTTTCAAAGAATTCGCGAGAATGGAAAATCCATCTTATTTTCACGATTACAATACATATATATTAATATTTGGGAATACCTCCAGGAACGCAAAAGTTATATAGAGTACGCGGAAGAAATGCACCTGCTTAATTCAGACCCTTAGAGAACTGAAACTAGCCAGAAAAATCAACCCGAATTTGATAAAGGTGTTCTGACCATAAGCTCTTTTCAGTCGATTCCCCTGTATAGAAATATCCTCCCATAAATATATATAGCATCAAAAAATAGATAGAGCCAGCTAGTCAGTAACGTGCGAGAGAGGCTGGACGGCTGCCGGACCTTCAGGTCTGAGGAAAGTCTCCCCACCGCTCCGGACACACGAACGTCTATAAAGGATGTCGGGCGAGAGCCCGGGCCCTGGCACAGAAACGAGAACCACCCCCTGCAAATGCGATGATGCCGTAAGCTGAGGTCGCAGGGAGAGTGGATGAAACGGCGAATCCTCGTGGGTGCAAGTTGGAAATCGGGAAAAACGAGCAGTCCGGAATCGTCCCGATTGGTTTTGGTAACGCTTAGCCGAATGCCGTCACTGCAAGGTTCTCAGGAACCATTTCTTACACTGATGGGTGTAAGAAATCTTTGCAGGAACAGAAGGGAGCTTACACGCCTCACTCGCACTTAATCATTCTTTTTATTCAATCTATTGTTTATCCGATATATCTCATCAAATTAATCGTTTTACTCAAATTGTTTTTCTTATTTTTTATGTTTTTCTTATTTTTTATATTACTGATTCTTCTCTGTAATGGATCTCATTTTAGATGCAGGTTCAGACAGACTGAAATTGAGCAGCAACCACCTGACATAGTCTTTGTGGCTTCTATTTATCATAACCTCATCCAGGTACTTATCCAGAATTTCTTTCCTGCTGAGAGCAAGTCTGAAAGAGGTCTCAGGAAAACGGTGCATAACCTTTTCAAGTTTAAGGGAACTGACAAGGAAATTCCCGAATTCCTGCCTGCACCTTGCTTCGTATTCTTTAAGATCACCCAGCCTCTGGTCATAGAGTACAAGTTCAGCTACTTTCTCCGCCGCAAGCTGCCCTGACCGGACAGCATAAGCAATACCCTCTCCCAGGAAAGCATCTGCGAAACCTGCAGCATCTCCACTCAAAAGAATCCTTGAACTTACGGTTTTTCGTTTTATCCCTCCTACAGGGATAATGTGGGAATGGATCTGATAATCTCCTGAAAAACCGTTTGTCTGCAAAAACGCCTGCATTATTTCTTTTGGATGCTCCAGATACTCAGCTGTTCCAACAACTCCCACGGAATAATACCCTTGATGAGGGAAAATCCAGCCATACCCTCCGGGTGTGATCCCGAAACGAATATCTATGAGATCCGGAAACCGACTACTTATCACCTCGTCCTTTTCAGGAACTTCCGAAACAAGGGCAAGATCATACTCTGTCCTCCTATCTCTATGCCGCCTGACATTGTGCTTAAGCGTGCCTTCCGAACCTTCCGCAATAAGAACAAATTTTGCAAGGTAAGTGTTCTGAGAGGTCTTAACCTCAACGCATCCTTCTCTTTCCTCGCAGTTCAGTACCTTTTCCCCTAAATGGATATCAATTCCTGTTTCTCTGGCTTTATCAAGCAGGAAATTGTCAAAAGCTGTTCTGGAAACAAGCAAAGCTAATCTGTAGTCTTTTTGCCTTTCAGTACAGAGTTCCCTGAAATGAATCCTCACCTTTGAAATATCCCTCTCGATTAAGTATTCAGGGAGTTCGAAATCCAGGCATGAGAGAGCATAAGGAGATAAAGCTCCTCCGCAGGGCTTATACCTCGGAAAATTTTCTTTTTCGAGCAAAAGAGTTGAAATTCCTGCTTTTCCGGCTGTTCTTCCAGCAGAAGATCCCGAAGGGCCTCCACCCACTATAATGAGATCGTACATACCCAAAACACCTGCTTATAGATTAGAGGCATGTCTTTAACAGACAGCCCCAAACGAATAATTTACCCCATAAACTAAATTGGTGTGGAAAAATAAAAAGATAGGGGAAAAGAAGAAAGTAGAAAGAAAAAATGAAGAAAAAGACTCTATTAAAACTATTGAATGACTTTCAAATCTCAGATCATACCTCAGATTAGACTGCCATTCCCCGGTTTCAATTTTCTTTTTTTTATTTTGAGAAGAGCCTCCAGACAGACTGAGTGAGAGCTTCAGAGAGAAAACTGAAGGATTACAGCCCTGGTTCAGCGGGCATAGATCAACCGTTAACCAGAGACCATATTGATTATCTGAGTTTGAAATTCAGAAGAGACCAGCGGAGATAATCCTTATAATCAATGCTGAAATCCACAACTTCAAGGTATTTATCAATCATTTTATCGCTTGATGTGAAGATTTTAAATGTCTTTTCCGGGAAGCGGTGCATTATTCTGGAAAACATAAGGGAATACTTAAGGTGAGTTCCGAACTCGGCCTGGCAGAGAGACTCGTATTTACTCAGGTCTTTTAGTCTTCCGCCACACAAGCAGATTCCGGCAATCACTTCAGCAGCAAACTGCCCCGAGCTTATGGCATAAGCAATCCCCTCGCCTGAGAAAGCGTCTACGAATCCTGCGGCATCCCCGCTCAGAAGAACTCTTGAGCCCGTAATCTTTCGCTTAACCCCGCCCAGAGGGATTTTATGCCCTTTTAGCTTGTAATTGCCGGAAAAGCCGTTACATTTGAGGAACTCAAGCATAGTCTCCTTAGGGTGAGGGAGGTCTTTAATAAGCCCTCCAATTCCAACTGAATAATAAGTTCCGTGAGGGAAAATCCAGCCGTACCCGCCGCCAGCCACTCCGAAATACATATCAACGGTTTTGCCGATCTTCTCTTTGATCTCCTCTTCTTCAGCTGGAATTTCGGTAACCACACAGACTCCACATTCTTCTTCGTTATCAACAGGTCTTACACAGGTCTTAAGAAGTCCGTGTGCCCCTTCAGCAATGATTGCAAACCTTGCCTGATAGGTCTCTTTTTCTGTCGTGACCTCCACATATCCGGGAGATTCCGCACATCGATAAACTTTTTCTCCGGTATGGACTTCGGCTCCTGTCTCTTTTGCCTTTTCAAGAAGGAGGTTATCGAAAACATCCCTTGATACCATTGTGGAAAGGCAGTGGTCTTTATGTACTTCAATTGTCTGCTCCTTAAAAGAGACTCGTGCTCCTGTAACTTCCCATTCAATGATATCCTGAGGAAGCTCGAAATCAAGATAAGAAATCGCGTGTCTCGAAAGCCCTCCTCCACAGGGTTTGTACCTTGGGAATTCTTCTTTTTCAAGCAGCAGTGTATTGAGGCCAAGTTTTCCTGCCCTTCTTCCGGCCGAGGCTCCGGAAGGCCCTCCTCCGACTATAATTA
The genomic region above belongs to Methanosarcina horonobensis HB-1 = JCM 15518 and contains:
- a CDS encoding PHP domain-containing protein, translated to MLPAKDLDPKSLYKKSLEMGMDFITFTDHNTMEAYEILGWEHKNLVPGVEMTIYDPEFAGHTLHINVFELDREEFSELREIAEIEHDLKGFIGYLKRHRLPFVYNHPFWFEFHQQQNPSAVPKLAKLFPVLEYNMHELKQKNELTIALAERFGKSIVATTDTHSGKVGQVYTLAKGDSFREYFRNIEKGKNYIVPENLTRELLIEEMNTWIDLIFEKSQKNRDIKNYLTGIKSLDTIVKISRSALLNYSPRLNRTAMNLFYMISNTGIPASFYIHSEKSFAKKIEKKIEIKSQK
- a CDS encoding ABC transporter substrate-binding protein: MKQRKNFTKSELNRGLKQWLIFAVLTIIVYSNIYPAVAAEPENSEENLTPSNDGIFDRIITYIKSLLGDEEKTQVSGAVSEAAAAGMQQSADTGGAVLKIATPSVIKSPSFLGDSNLGVFAHLSNPPLMKMDSEGHLVGQLAESYEVSENNTCWTFYLRDDLYWSDGEPVTPKDIEFSIRYYGKEAPSARWINDTLESAAVSEANNSVTFKFNKPYTRIDLEFATYNILPAHIWETIENPVEYTNNGPYVGCGPYYLKLIDLNAGKLVFEKNPYWKGKAPEPETVEIHFYSSVDVATLALKNGEIDTYYKYAGSYPYSGIEQLEETGNFDFIEKTDIGLVFLALNLKKAPFSDTEFREALAYAINYEEIVSLETLGYGEVPNRGFVPSSMENFKETERLEYSPEKAREILEKAGYSDSNGNGILEGKDGKDIKLEILIRPEYSRTGELLEEYLEQVGLASDLRTADADTWVTLKDNYEYDLTVTRSTPWGMLMHASWGSGYFDSRRTGQGVMHNLDDPEFMQLCDNILATTDSQELQSYAYELQNYYAENLPAIPLYWSSIVTPYNRHFEGWYTDPLYGIYNLDNFVNVRKIEA
- a CDS encoding ABC transporter ATP-binding protein gives rise to the protein MSAGIVNALLEVKDLQVFFKGIKTITALSGISFSIGESETLALVGETGCGKSVVAHAIMRLLPSESRVKGIVKFRGKNLLELSEKEMIEIRGKEIGIIFQNPSLALNPVYSIGHQLAEPLHVHRKEKKERALSMAAGALKNMGFANATEYVRYYPSWCSGGMNQRFLIAASTMLDPALLIADEPGKGLDRKCMSELETELKKLKVEKKTALLLISHDLGFVKRLADRVAVMYAGEIVEIADSSSVFESPLHPYSKGLLNSLPEKGFIPIPGFSPSLSNPPSGCRFHPRCSLRKMHCTENHPDLTEINGRAVRCFLYH
- a CDS encoding ABC transporter permease yields the protein MSTEAACIESSCITEACAEEHPEKQQENSNLNFKFPGEPLFRVSRKLEGLLGQLNQGGILLFIFFLFMALFPSFLAPYAPNERFTHYEEPSWDHFLGTNDIGNDILSELVYGSRISMTVGFAAALISTLMGIVLGICAGYFRGALDEVLMGFTDVVLIIPKIPLIIVLGAYLQPSIWILIPVLGLLSWESTARVTRSKTLQLREAGYVKSARCMGFSSWHIMSTDIFPNLYHVLLPKFMLATASAMISEASLSFLGLSDISMKSWGTMLSFAFFRGGFIRDMWWWYVPPGICITLCVISIALIGFGLETQGEEHAGEGADAM
- a CDS encoding ABC transporter permease, whose translation is MSGITRKGIRYLSSLVLIIIINFTLPRLMPGDPVKNLIGEDVYVSENVMEELRAELGLDRPLYEQFASFLSDLLHLDLGYSYHLHAPVAEILLDRLGWTLLFVGISVLIGAFLGSLFGALAGWRPEKRMSRFTGLAFIVLSCTPPYFLALLSLYLFSFRLGLFPSKGFYDVLEIGSILHHLFLPVCVMSVFSASRNYLVMRGSVIQEKEQLYALYARAKGLNDIGILFRHIIKNASLPIITLLALDFGFLFSGALFIEIIFSLNGMGTLIYGAIMGKDYPLLQGAFLVIALTALLANMLADLFYSLIDPRVRRPT